In Acidobacteriota bacterium, a single genomic region encodes these proteins:
- a CDS encoding ATP-binding protein, translating into MIRSMNESGSVFPVPELPPGLVADLRRQNPWWTGEPAPVQPGPRRHLVGQIRRRLNLELAPIVAVRGPRQVGKTTAQLQIIEDLLAEGIPPNRILRVQFDELGSLQALVDPILRIADWFEHHIAGTHFNRLARAGRWAHLLFDEVQVVSGWHVQLKFLVDNASVRTMITGSSALRIEQGRDSLAGRISTIEAGVFSLTEIGPLHGLETPKPFLPTNGLSAIVDKAFWTDLREHGLRHSSFRTDAFRHFSERGGYPIVHKRKNVDWADLSDLLQETVIRRVIRHDVPNGGRRRDVGLLEALLQLTCRYAGLAPAISELAEQVGLSLNMPVDGRRVTRYLNLLADTLLVRLVPPLDVRLRKNRGGPKLCLADHALRACWLQEQVPLAPDALAERPDLTTQAGHLAESVFGSAASLVAGLDIAHWPERGADREVDFVLTVGVLRVPVEVKYQRRIDPHRDTAGLRSFLEKTVNNAAFGILITQDASGVVDDPRIVSLPLSTFLLLR; encoded by the coding sequence ATGATCCGATCCATGAACGAAAGCGGTTCGGTGTTCCCTGTCCCGGAGCTTCCTCCAGGTCTGGTCGCCGATCTGCGCCGCCAGAACCCCTGGTGGACGGGCGAGCCCGCGCCGGTGCAACCCGGCCCGCGACGCCACCTCGTCGGCCAGATCCGGCGCCGGTTGAATCTGGAACTTGCACCCATCGTCGCGGTGCGCGGCCCCCGTCAGGTGGGCAAGACCACGGCGCAGCTCCAGATCATCGAGGACCTACTGGCCGAGGGCATCCCGCCGAACAGGATCCTCCGCGTGCAGTTCGACGAGTTGGGGTCGCTGCAGGCTCTCGTGGACCCGATCCTGCGCATCGCGGACTGGTTCGAGCACCACATCGCCGGAACGCACTTCAACCGCCTGGCCCGCGCCGGTCGATGGGCGCATCTCCTCTTCGACGAGGTGCAGGTCGTGAGCGGCTGGCACGTGCAATTGAAGTTCCTCGTGGACAACGCTTCCGTGCGCACCATGATCACCGGCAGTTCCGCCCTGCGCATCGAGCAGGGACGCGACAGCCTCGCCGGACGGATCAGCACTATCGAAGCCGGCGTTTTCTCCCTGACGGAGATCGGTCCGCTGCACGGACTGGAGACCCCGAAGCCGTTTCTTCCCACAAACGGCCTGAGCGCCATCGTCGACAAGGCGTTCTGGACCGACCTCCGCGAGCATGGCCTGCGGCACTCAAGCTTCCGAACGGACGCCTTCCGGCACTTCTCGGAACGCGGGGGCTACCCGATCGTCCACAAACGGAAGAACGTCGACTGGGCGGATCTTTCCGATCTCCTGCAGGAAACCGTGATTCGCAGGGTGATCCGCCACGATGTTCCCAACGGAGGCCGCCGACGAGACGTCGGGTTGCTGGAGGCCCTCCTTCAACTGACCTGCCGTTACGCGGGCCTCGCCCCCGCCATATCGGAGCTGGCCGAGCAGGTCGGCCTGTCGCTGAACATGCCCGTCGACGGACGGCGGGTGACGCGCTATCTCAACCTGTTGGCAGACACGCTCCTCGTCAGGCTCGTCCCGCCGCTGGACGTGCGTCTGCGAAAGAACCGCGGCGGTCCCAAGCTGTGCCTCGCCGACCACGCGCTACGCGCATGCTGGCTGCAGGAACAGGTCCCGCTCGCACCGGACGCCCTCGCGGAGCGCCCGGACCTGACGACACAGGCCGGACACCTCGCCGAGAGCGTCTTCGGCTCGGCCGCATCCCTGGTCGCCGGGCTCGACATCGCGCACTGGCCCGAGCGCGGCGCCGATCGCGAGGTGGATTTCGTGCTGACCGTCGGCGTCCTGCGCGTACCGGTCGAGGTCAAGTATCAGCGACGCATCGATCCCCACCGCGACACCGCGGGTCTTCGTTCGTTCCTCGAGAAGACGGTGAACAACGCCGCTTTCGGCATCCTGATCACTCAGGACGCCTCCGGCGTGGTGGACGACCCGCGGATCGTCAGTCTTCCGCTGTCGACCTTCCTGCTGCTGCGGTGA
- a CDS encoding cupin domain-containing protein — protein sequence MDPRRRAAAEPARQQLHAAPRAAAGLHRRVRQGLRGRDDVPPDHASAHHRPPLAHGDPRGARRPHQGERRRLVRDARAGGALREGAGGAVSVEHWDAAAEGPLSEQALRRKLEARGYAVSRYVYPPGTRFPPHTHGIDKIDAVVSGRFRMTMGEVDVVLEAGDCLAVPRGALHSAEVVGDEPVVSLDATRE from the coding sequence GTGGATCCTCGACGACGCGCCGCTGCTGAACCCGCGCGGCAACAGCTACACGCCGCCCCGCGAGCTGCTGCAGGTCTACATCGACGAGTTCGACAAGGCCTACGAGGAAGGGACGATGTTCCTCCTGACCACGCATCCGCACATCATCGGCCACCGCTCGCGCATGGTGATCCTCGAGGAGCTCGTCGACCACATCAAGGCGAAAGGCGACGTCTGGTTCGCGACGCACGAGCAGGTGGCGCGCTACGTGAAGGAGCAGGCGGGGCTGTGAGCGTCGAGCACTGGGACGCCGCCGCCGAGGGGCCGCTCTCCGAGCAGGCCCTTCGGCGCAAGCTGGAGGCGCGCGGCTACGCCGTGTCGCGCTACGTCTATCCGCCCGGCACGCGCTTCCCGCCGCACACCCACGGCATCGACAAGATCGACGCCGTCGTCTCCGGCCGGTTCCGGATGACGATGGGCGAGGTCGACGTTGTGCTCGAAGCGGGCGACTGCCTCGCCGTACCGCGCGGCGCGCTCCACAGCGCGGAGGTGGTCGGCGACGAACCGGTGGTCAGCCTGGACGCGACGCGGGAGTAG
- a CDS encoding polysaccharide deacetylase produces MTWKRIASIAAATTLGWLAGSSLLTNAVRAQTDQPGIYLDLDEIRAIANRVRAGRSLQPESWPNGARVAVMISFDVDNDTILIGRNANPSIGAMSQGEYGARVGLQRVVDLMDRHEIPASFFIPAVSLVLRPDMIDVIQASGRHEFAVHGWIHELNSALDAETERDLVIRATDYLEQVTGSRPVGYRAPSWNFSPNTLDIIRGMGFLYDSSLMADDRPYELMQNGEPTGIVELPVEWILDDAPLLNPRGNSYTPPRELLQVYIDEFDKAYEEGTMFLLTTHPHIIGHRSRMVILEELVDHIKAKGDVWFATHEQVARYVKEQAGL; encoded by the coding sequence ATGACCTGGAAGCGCATCGCGAGCATCGCCGCCGCCACTACCTTGGGCTGGCTGGCCGGCAGCAGCCTGCTGACGAACGCCGTGCGGGCCCAGACCGATCAGCCGGGCATCTACCTCGACCTCGACGAGATCCGGGCCATCGCCAACCGCGTCCGCGCCGGCCGCAGCCTGCAGCCGGAATCGTGGCCGAACGGCGCCCGCGTGGCGGTGATGATCTCGTTCGACGTCGACAACGACACCATCCTGATCGGGCGCAACGCCAATCCATCCATCGGCGCGATGTCCCAGGGCGAGTACGGCGCGCGGGTCGGCCTGCAGCGGGTCGTCGACCTGATGGACCGGCACGAGATCCCGGCGTCGTTCTTCATCCCGGCGGTCAGCCTGGTGCTGCGGCCGGACATGATCGATGTCATCCAGGCCTCGGGGCGCCACGAGTTCGCGGTGCACGGCTGGATCCACGAGCTGAACAGTGCGCTGGACGCCGAGACCGAACGGGACCTCGTCATCCGCGCGACCGACTACCTGGAGCAGGTCACCGGCAGCCGCCCCGTCGGCTACCGCGCCCCGTCGTGGAACTTCAGCCCCAACACGCTCGACATCATCCGCGGGATGGGATTCCTCTACGACAGCTCGCTGATGGCCGACGACCGCCCCTACGAGCTCATGCAGAACGGTGAGCCGACCGGCATCGTCGAGTTGCCGGTGGAGTGGATCCTCGACGACGCGCCGCTGCTGAACCCGCGCGGCAACAGCTACACGCCGCCCCGCGAGCTGCTGCAGGTCTACATCGACGAGTTCGACAAGGCCTACGAGGAAGGGACGATGTTCCTCCTGACCACGCATCCGCACATCATCGGCCACCGCTCGCGCATGGTGATCCTCGAGGAGCTCGTCGACCACATCAAGGCGAAAGGCGACGTCTGGTTCGCGACGCACGAGCAGGTGGCGCGCTACGTGAAGGAGCAGGCGGGGCTGTGA
- a CDS encoding S9 family peptidase translates to MRACSSWPGSRAGGCCGNGRNDMRSQRIPLVIVAAGVTLVVCGSPALAQEEAGPRVLSARDTLRINQVGSPELSPDGEWVAYTLRTRDMDADDLAAVTHLWRVRVDGTGNRQLTRGPQNATAPAWSPDGGIIAFLAARGEESDAKTQVHFLYADGGEAWQVTGHDESVGSFSFAPDGSALLFTARDPLPEEEEKRRREQGDAEVVDALHRMTHLWLHDLDTSETRRLTEGDFTVRNPDWSPDSRQVAFETRPNPTANDAWRSDLWVVDVETGERRLLHENGGSDTSPRWSPDGRTIAFASNAAASSNTLHDKLYLAPAGGGEPRVLLEDVDRNFSVPIWSANGRYVFWPTGEGTSNGLFRVSVESGAVITASAPGGRNSAWSLSDDGTRWAWVHTSPDRPSEIYTATAGGEPVRLTDANAWLRDEGVQLGTVETVRWTNSDGDPVEGVLTKPVGYEEGVAYPFIVNPHGGPTGASLAAFNATTQFFAGNGYVVLQPNFRGSTNYGQAFVSANIDNWGITDYDDVMTGVDHAIEMGWAAPDRLICYGWSYGGYLSAWIVTQTDRFKAVSPGAGLTNLYSMYSTNDLQDYLASFFGGTPWTATDNYREHSPMTYVADVKSPVLLMHGGSDTRVPPEQSVEFYRALRDLGKDVTFVRFPREGHGIVEPLHQMDRLRRYAAFFGEHVDNPPISEDQPHEAEPAETADDEGQ, encoded by the coding sequence ATGCGGGCCTGCTCATCCTGGCCGGGTTCTCGAGCTGGTGGGTGTTGCGGCAACGGAAGGAATGACATGCGAAGTCAACGGATACCCCTTGTCATCGTCGCCGCGGGCGTGACGCTCGTCGTCTGCGGGAGCCCGGCCCTGGCGCAGGAGGAAGCCGGGCCCCGCGTCCTCTCCGCCCGCGACACCCTGCGCATAAACCAGGTCGGGTCCCCCGAGCTGTCGCCCGACGGCGAGTGGGTCGCCTACACGCTCAGGACGCGCGACATGGACGCCGACGACCTGGCCGCGGTCACCCACCTGTGGCGCGTCCGCGTCGACGGGACCGGCAACCGGCAGCTCACGCGCGGTCCGCAGAACGCCACCGCGCCGGCGTGGTCGCCCGACGGCGGGATCATCGCCTTCCTGGCCGCACGCGGCGAGGAATCGGACGCGAAGACGCAGGTGCACTTCCTGTACGCCGACGGCGGCGAGGCGTGGCAGGTGACCGGGCACGACGAATCCGTGGGCTCGTTCTCGTTCGCGCCCGACGGCTCGGCGCTGCTGTTCACGGCGCGCGACCCGCTCCCCGAGGAGGAAGAGAAGCGCAGGAGAGAACAGGGCGACGCCGAGGTGGTCGACGCACTGCACCGGATGACACATCTCTGGCTGCACGATCTGGACACTTCCGAGACGCGGCGGCTCACCGAGGGCGACTTCACGGTCCGGAATCCCGACTGGTCGCCCGACTCGCGGCAGGTGGCGTTCGAGACCCGCCCCAATCCGACGGCCAACGACGCCTGGCGCAGCGACCTGTGGGTAGTCGACGTGGAGACCGGCGAGCGGCGCCTGCTCCACGAGAACGGCGGGAGCGACACGTCGCCGCGGTGGTCTCCCGACGGCCGGACCATCGCGTTCGCCTCGAACGCCGCCGCTTCGAGCAACACGCTGCACGACAAGCTGTACCTGGCCCCGGCCGGCGGCGGCGAGCCGCGTGTGCTCCTGGAGGACGTCGACCGGAACTTCTCGGTCCCCATCTGGTCGGCGAACGGGCGGTACGTCTTCTGGCCGACCGGCGAGGGCACCTCCAACGGCCTGTTCCGGGTGAGCGTCGAGTCGGGTGCGGTGATCACCGCGTCGGCGCCGGGCGGGCGCAACAGCGCCTGGTCGCTCTCCGACGACGGAACGCGCTGGGCGTGGGTCCATACCAGCCCCGACCGGCCTTCGGAGATCTACACCGCCACCGCCGGCGGCGAGCCCGTCCGCCTGACCGACGCGAACGCCTGGCTCCGGGATGAGGGCGTGCAACTCGGCACGGTGGAGACCGTCCGCTGGACCAACAGCGACGGCGACCCGGTCGAGGGCGTGCTGACGAAGCCGGTCGGTTACGAGGAAGGCGTCGCCTATCCGTTCATCGTCAATCCGCACGGCGGACCCACGGGCGCGTCCCTGGCCGCCTTCAACGCCACGACCCAGTTCTTCGCGGGCAACGGCTACGTCGTCCTGCAGCCCAATTTCCGCGGCAGCACCAACTACGGCCAGGCGTTCGTGAGCGCCAACATCGACAACTGGGGCATCACCGACTACGACGACGTGATGACCGGTGTGGATCACGCCATCGAGATGGGCTGGGCCGCCCCTGATCGCCTCATCTGCTACGGCTGGAGCTACGGCGGGTATCTGTCGGCCTGGATCGTCACCCAGACCGATCGCTTCAAGGCCGTCTCGCCGGGAGCGGGTCTGACGAACCTCTACAGCATGTACAGCACCAACGACCTCCAGGACTACCTGGCGTCGTTCTTCGGCGGGACGCCCTGGACCGCCACCGACAACTACCGCGAGCACTCCCCCATGACCTACGTGGCCGACGTGAAGAGCCCGGTGCTCCTGATGCACGGGGGCAGCGACACGCGGGTGCCCCCGGAGCAGTCGGTCGAGTTCTACCGGGCGCTGCGGGACCTCGGCAAGGACGTCACCTTCGTCCGCTTCCCGCGCGAGGGGCACGGCATCGTCGAGCCGCTGCACCAGATGGATCGCCTGCGGCGCTACGCCGCGTTCTTCGGCGAGCACGTGGACAACCCGCCGATCAGCGAGGACCAGCCGCACGAGGCGGAGCCGGCGGAAACCGCGGACGACGAGGGACAGTGA